A window of Candidatus Nitrospira allomarina genomic DNA:
CCCTCGGCAGGAGGAAGATGGTCTCTGACTGGAGATTATGTGTGGAGCAATGGCCGATTACCCTATTCCCAATCGGGGCAGTGGGGTTATCTCCGGGTGTTGCCGGACACGGATCAACGGATTCAGCCATTGGATGGTTCGGCCATGTCTTCCAAACAAGCGGCTCTTGAGGAGTCCAGTGCCGAGCCGCGAATTATTCCTACCATCGCGAAGTAAGCCAGACCCTCATTCCGAGGGTTAGCGAAAGCGGGGAAGCCACTCTTCGGCTTCCCCGCTTTTTTTTGAGTGAGTGGTTCGATAGAATGTCCATAAGCATAACAATCATTTTATTTTTTGTGGGAGGAGAGAATGAAGGGCCGAAAAGGATGGAAAGGGATCGTAGGGGTTGGGCTTATAGCGCTTTTCGCGCAAACGGCATGGTCCTACGATGAAATAACCGTGACCGATGGGGGAACCATTCAAGGGAAAGTGACCATTACGGGAGATAAGCCCAGACCCATGGCCTTTAATCTAGTGACGATCCCCGATCCGGTGTTTTGTGGAACCATCTCTACGGGAACGGGTTGGCGGATTGTTGAGGATTTTATTATTGGGCCTGATCAAAGCCTTAAAGATGTGGTGGTTTTTCTCAAAGATATCGAACACGGGAAACCGTTTCACATGCCTAAGGTCAGGATCGAATCAGTCGACTGTGAATTCATTCCGTTTGTGAATGTATTGCGCGATGGAGACGAACTGACCGTCGTCAATATGGATCCGGTCGAGCATGATATTCAGGCCTATGAAACGGCCAGAGAGCGAGGGGCCAGGGTCCTGTTCAATCGTCCTCTACCGATGAATCCGTACCACAAGGTGGCGGGAATATTCGGCAAGAAACACCTTCCCGGTGAACCAATGGTGGAAAAAATACATTTACGAAAAGGACGGAATGTGTTTGTCATGCAGTGTGGATTCCATCCCTATATGTTTTCTTGGGGACTTGTGTTGGAGAACCCCTATTATGCGATTACTCCCGAGGATGGAACCTTTGAAATGACCGATGTTCCTCCTGGAGACTATATGCTGACGGCCTGGCATCCCGGGATGAAGGAGTTTGTGGAACAACCCATCACGGTGACAGCTCAGAAAGCCACTGTGGCTAATTTTCAGTTTGAGGCTCCACAAGGCCGTCGTAGTGCGCATGAAATAGAGGTAAATCCCCGGTTTGGATTGGAGTTATTAGAAGAAGGCCTTGAAATTGTCCCTTCGATTAGACGCCAGATTCCCTAACGGGCTGTCATGCGGGCCACGAGTGGTCACCCGGCAGACAAGGGAAATTTATGACGGAAAGTCCAAGAACAGGAGACATCTCCTGAGGTAGACCGCTCGAAACAAGGCAACAGGATGTTGGTTCATTCACTGAAGTATGACGGATGAAAGGAGGGCGGCCATGAGTTTACGGATATTATTCATAGGAATCGTGCTGGGGGCAATGGTGTGCACAAGCGGTTGGGAGAGCGCACAAGCTGCGGGGGAGGATGAAATGGAAGTGCGGATGGCACCAGGGACTGAAGTGAGTTTCTCTCCAGAGGTTGTGGCCGGGTATATCCATACGGTGATTGCCGCAGACAGAGCGCTCTATACGACACATGTGGTGGATCGCATGCAGGAGAATCGGATCGTGATTGCCGCAGAAGCCTGGAAGCAACGGAAGGCGCTTCCTCTCCCTGCGCAAATGCTTTTGATGGGTGGACGAGTGGCCGAAATGGGGGGGACCGGGCTGCGATATCGTCTGGCCAGTTTGTGGCCTATTTATGAGGAAAATGGGCCAAGCACCAACTTTGAAGAGTCTGGATTGAAATTCGTGGCTGAGAATCCCGATGAAGTATATAGTGGAATTATCAAGAGAGGGGATCAACGGTTTTTTAAAGCCATTTATGCGGATCGGGCGGTTTCAAAAGCCTGTGTGGACTGCCACAACGGGCATTTGTTGAGTTCCAAGCGTGATTTCAAAATGGGAGATGTGATGGGTGCCATCATCATCTCGTTTCCGCTACCTTCAGAAAAGAAGGAATCTCCCTGAACGAGCAAAGACCTTCTGTCCATTTTTGAATCCGATGGCAGGAAGGTGGCTGTGGATGTTGAACCCGCAGTCACCTTCAGTCTGCTGTTCGATGGGTCATGACAGTCTTCGGGAAGTCTGTTCTTTCACATCCAACCGATCTCTCAGCCAATCTCCCAGCATGTTAGCCGCAAGAACGACTGCCATAAGAGCCAAGCCGGGAAAGACGACCAGGTGGGGAGCTACCAACATGTAGCGGGTTCCGTCGCGAATCATGCTTCCCCATGACGCGGCAGGAGGTTGAACACCCAGTCCCAAAAAGGAGAGGCCGGCCTCGGCTATGATGGCGCCGGCGACACCAAAGCTGGCTTCAACAATAAGCGGAGCCATGATTAACGGCAGAAGGTGCCGGAGAATAATACGCCAAGGCGGTGCGCCGATGGCCTGGGCCGCCAGCACGTGATCGGCGTGCTTGAGGGCGAGAACCTGTCCTCTCGCCAGGCGGGCGTATCCCACCCATCCCACGATTCCCAGAGCCAGAATCACATTGCCGATTCCCGGTCCTAATGCCCCGGCGAGGGCGATGGCAAGCAGTAATCCCGGGAAGGCGAGCATGACGTCCACAATTCGCACAAAACCGGCATCGACCCATCCGCTGAGATACGCACTGGAGACGCCGAGAAGGCTTCCAAGACTCACCCCCAGGGCGACCACACACAGCGAAACAAAAAACGACGTGTGTGCGCCGCTGATGAGGCGGTCGGCAACCGGTCGACCTAATTCATCATGCCCCAACCAGTGCTCCAGGCTTGGCGGGGAAAGGATTTTGGTGAGATCAATCGCATCAGGAGTTAAGGAAAAGATGAAATTGAAGATGGCCAGAAAGGCCCAGGCGGCGATGATGGAGAGTGGGAGCCAAAGACGCATCGTTAGCCAGTGGTGAATTGGATGCGAGGGTCCAGCCAGGCATATAGCAGATCCGTGAGCAGATTCACCACGATATAGGTCACGCTGATACAAAGCACTGCTGCTTGCACAACCGGATAATCGCGCTGTTGTATGGCTTCAATCATCAGTAGGCCTAATCCCGGCCAGGCAAAAACCGTTTCAGTGATCACCGCTCCACCCAGCAAGCCCCCAAGCTGCAGGCCCAGGAGGGTCAAGATGGGTAAGAGGGCATTGGGGAGTGCATGGTGCAAAACTGCTCGGGTTGAGGAGAGGCCTTTGGCGCGAGCGGTCCGCATAAAGTCCTCCCCCAGTACCTCAAGGACGCTGCTCCGAATCATTCTGGCCAGGATGGCCGCCATGGCTGTACCGAGTGTGAGGGCAGGCAGCACGACGGCGTTCCAACCTTCCCGACCACTCACGGGAAACCAGCCAAGCCAGAGGGCCCCGACTAAGATGAGTACAGGACCCATCCAGAAATTGGGAATCGACATTCCAAACAGCGCAAACCCCATGGCGCCATAATCCAGAGGTGTGTGTTGCCGGACGGCTGCGACGAGGCCGAGGGGAAGCGCT
This region includes:
- a CDS encoding Tll0287-like domain-containing protein, giving the protein MSLRILFIGIVLGAMVCTSGWESAQAAGEDEMEVRMAPGTEVSFSPEVVAGYIHTVIAADRALYTTHVVDRMQENRIVIAAEAWKQRKALPLPAQMLLMGGRVAEMGGTGLRYRLASLWPIYEENGPSTNFEESGLKFVAENPDEVYSGIIKRGDQRFFKAIYADRAVSKACVDCHNGHLLSSKRDFKMGDVMGAIIISFPLPSEKKESP
- a CDS encoding carboxypeptidase-like regulatory domain-containing protein, with protein sequence MKGRKGWKGIVGVGLIALFAQTAWSYDEITVTDGGTIQGKVTITGDKPRPMAFNLVTIPDPVFCGTISTGTGWRIVEDFIIGPDQSLKDVVVFLKDIEHGKPFHMPKVRIESVDCEFIPFVNVLRDGDELTVVNMDPVEHDIQAYETARERGARVLFNRPLPMNPYHKVAGIFGKKHLPGEPMVEKIHLRKGRNVFVMQCGFHPYMFSWGLVLENPYYAITPEDGTFEMTDVPPGDYMLTAWHPGMKEFVEQPITVTAQKATVANFQFEAPQGRRSAHEIEVNPRFGLELLEEGLEIVPSIRRQIP
- a CDS encoding ABC transporter permease, producing the protein MRLWLPLSIIAAWAFLAIFNFIFSLTPDAIDLTKILSPPSLEHWLGHDELGRPVADRLISGAHTSFFVSLCVVALGVSLGSLLGVSSAYLSGWVDAGFVRIVDVMLAFPGLLLAIALAGALGPGIGNVILALGIVGWVGYARLARGQVLALKHADHVLAAQAIGAPPWRIILRHLLPLIMAPLIVEASFGVAGAIIAEAGLSFLGLGVQPPAASWGSMIRDGTRYMLVAPHLVVFPGLALMAVVLAANMLGDWLRDRLDVKEQTSRRLS
- a CDS encoding ABC transporter permease, whose product is MTHFLVTRILSAMLALLGVICLVFLLIHLIPGDPVEVMLGESAQPTDKETLRHALGLDLPLHQQWWIYFKGLLHLDLGTSLFSGRAIVDLLIERIPATLYLSLVSLIVAIGLALPLGLVAAVRQHTPLDYGAMGFALFGMSIPNFWMGPVLILVGALWLGWFPVSGREGWNAVVLPALTLGTAMAAILARMIRSSVLEVLGEDFMRTARAKGLSSTRAVLHHALPNALLPILTLLGLQLGGLLGGAVITETVFAWPGLGLLMIEAIQQRDYPVVQAAVLCISVTYIVVNLLTDLLYAWLDPRIQFTTG